One segment of Hemibagrus wyckioides isolate EC202008001 linkage group LG05, SWU_Hwy_1.0, whole genome shotgun sequence DNA contains the following:
- the LOC131353585 gene encoding uncharacterized protein LOC131353585 — translation MAAPWTNDKEEEFVAMMEGKPELFDNTEMNFTNKTAKMNAWLELAKHFQISEKELRKKWDSLRTQYSRYTKMMYGSDGRFFTPRQQWIMQRLKFLDPHIKRRSNYCTDLDYEVTVVENGCEDSSPAQVDVEIEADSLNKLEMNLDTSKLSKQLSKRAFQDEDEDEVRSCGAKKPCSDKPSPQMFPKTSVSKRQCDEDDEDEESDSASLRRIVCSTMEEKKDERWDGFSVYVTSCLRSLNSSRSRMWAQEDVCAVLQRHMERDGEDDEDGAGDRSETCRRTCSTCCGSRKNRSEGGAGKLATPTTDDQDDLEPFLKSMSIIMKRLPEGERSEVKFRIHELVHKAQMKHLTEQKSEQRNMQNSSAL, via the exons ATGGCGGCTCCGTGGACTAACGACAAGGAGGAGGAGTTCGTGGCCATGATGGAGGGAAAGCCGGAGTTATTCGACAACACGGAGATGAACTTCACCAACAAGACGGCGAAGATGAACGCCTGGCTGGAGCTGGCTAAACACTTCCAGATCAGCG AGAAGGAGCTGCGTAAGAAATGGGACTCTCTCAGGACTCAGTACAGCAGATACACCAAGATGATGTACGGATCGGACGGACGCTTCTTCACCCCGAGGCAGCAGTGGATCATGCAGCGCCTCAAATTCCTCGATCCTCACATCAAGCGCAGGAGCAACTACTGCACCGACCTGGACTACGAG GTGACAGTGGTTGAGAACGGCTGTGAGGACTCGAGCCCCGCCCAGGTGGACGTGGAGATCGAGGCGGACAGTCTGAACAAGCTGGAGATGAACCTGGACACGTCCAAGCTCTCCAAACAACTCTCTAAACGTGCGTTCCAGGATGAGGACGAGGACGAAGTGCGTTCCTGCGGAGCCAAGAAACCCTGCTCTGACAAGCCCAGCCCACAGATGTTCCCCAAAACATCTGTCTCCAAGCGACAGTGCGACGAGGACGATGAGGACGAAGAGTCGGACTCTGCGAGTCTGAGGAGGATCGTGTGCAGCACcatggaggagaagaaggacgAGCGCTGGGACGGTTTCTCCGTgtatgtcacttcctgtttgcgcAGCTTGAACTCGTCCCGGAGCCGCATGTGGGCGCAGGAAGACGTGTGCGCCGTGCTGCAGAGACACATGGAGCGAGACGGCGAGGACGATGAGGACGGTGCGGGGGACAGGAGCGAGACCTGCAGGAGAACCTGCTCCACCTGCTGCGGCTCTAGGAAGAACAGGAGCGAGGGCGGTGCCGGCAAACTGGCCACGCCCACCACAGACGATCAGGACGACCTCGAGCCTTTCCTCAAGTCCATGTCCATCATCATGAAGAGGTTACCTGAGGGTGAGAGGTCAGAGGTTAAGTTCAGGATCCACGAGCTGGTGCACAAAGCTCAGATGAAACATCTAACAGAACAGAAGAGCGAACAGAGGAACATGCAGAACTcatctgctctctga
- the lzts1 gene encoding leucine zipper putative tumor suppressor 1 isoform X2 → MGSVSSLIPGTKNCRGSDQKMKKGFQGKRGGLLKHGFSHEHNGKNNNSKLGHASAGTGDADDFFYIKVTNKPRGEESLDDAGSRRTPTELSVCARLEQTAEGSFLPQFPRSSSSSVETHNSLSTILGTNLSHIDHPKPQTPEPKHDMSSGSPCDSGISGSSWTNDGANSRTKWTGGVNGDGRTPNSSTRSTSVLSDCTSGPVSLKTDATAKTVELSTTSPSSERNFPSSLESEVCEERQIYSSEVSQHALQAQQLLQLQVLQLQQDKDQLQEEVDQLIRDRDAAESQFIYKHQHSPITATLEETQWEVCQKVGEISLLKQQLKDSQAEVTSKLGEIVSLRAALRESRSKMEELEEKQRECEETLRLRTTEMEVCENELQRKKNEAELLREKAGKLETDGKTLKQDLLLAREEHLELLSLKVQLQEQQHLLQIFQSKMAAQESSEDVDVLQKEVESLREQLEDEKRKKEKILSSFQREKQTWNKEKDKVIRYQKQLQFNYVQMHRKNQELEKRLKERNGKVEDRTEKDKDRTQEDTDIRKTDVSYSEMVATEI, encoded by the exons ATGGGTAGCGTCAGCAGTCTAATACCCGGCACTAAGAACTGCAGAGGTTCGGATCAGAAGATGAAAAAAGGGTTTCAGGGTAAAAGAGGCGGATTGCTGAAGCACGGTTTCTCTCACGAACACAACGGCAAAAACAACAACTCCAAACTCGGCCACGCCTCCGCGGGAACCGGCGATGCTGACGACTTCTTCTACATCAAAGTGACCAACAAACCCAGAGGAGAAGAATCGCTGGACGACGCTGGCTCGAGGAGAACACCCACGGAACTGAGCGTGTGCGCTAGGTTAGAGCAG ACTGCAGAAGGCTCCTTCCTGCCCCAGTTCCCCCGCAGCAGCAGCTCTTCTGTAGAAACCCACAACAGTTTGAGCACAATTCTAGGAACCAACCTCAGCCATATCGACCATCCCAAACCCCAGACACCGGAACCGAAACATGACATGAGCTCAGGATCTCCATGTGATTCTGGGATCTCCGGCTCCAGCTGGACCAACGACGGCGCTAACAGCAGGACAAAATGGACCGGTGGGGTTAACGGAGACGGCAGGACACCCAACTCCAGCACAAGATCCACGAGCGTGTTGAGTGACTGCACGTCCGGCCCAGTGAGCCTAAAGACCGACGCCACGGCTAAAACTGTGGAATTGAGCACCACCAGCCCTTCCTCAGAGAGGAATTTTCCAAGTTCACTGGAGTctgaagtgtgtgaggagagacaGATCTACAGCTCTGAG GTATCCCAGCATGCTTTGCAGGCTCAGCAGCTCCTCCAGCTGCAGGTTCTTCAGCTCCAGCAGGATAAAGATCAGCTTCAGGAGGAAGTGGATCAGCTGATCAGGGACCGAGATGCAGCCGAGAGTCAGTTCAtctacaaacaccaacacagccCTATAACAGCCACACTGGAAGAGACACAGTGGGAG GTGTGTCAGAAGGTGGGTGAGATCTCTCTGCTGAAGCAGCAGCTGAAGGACTCGCAGGCTGAAGTGACCAGTAAGCTGGGCGAGATTGTGTCTCTGAGAGCCGCACTGAGAGAAAGCAGGAGTAAAATGGAGGAACTGgaggagaaacagagggagtgtgaggagacACTGCGCTTACGGACCACCGAGATGGAG GTCTGTGAAAACGAGTTGCAGAGGAAGAAGAACGAGGCCGAGCTGCTCCGAGAGAAAGCAGGAAAGCTGGAGACGGACGGCAAAACCCTGAAACAAGATCTCCTGCTGGCCAGAGAGGAACATTTAGAGCTCCTGAGCCTGAAGGTCCAGCTGCAGGAGCAACAACATCTACTGCAGATCTTCCAATCCAAGATGGCTGCCCAGGAATCTTCAGAAGACGTCGACGTCCTTCAGAAGGAGGTGGAGAGTCTGCGTGAGCAGCTGGAGGACGAGAAACGGAAGAAGGAGAAGATCCTGAGCAGCTTCCAGCGTGAGAAGCAGACGTGGAACAAAGAGAAGGACAAAGTGATCCGTTACCAGAAGCAGCTGCAGTTTAACTACGTCCAGATGCACAGAAAGAACCAGGAGCTGGAGAAAAGACTGAAGGAACGAAACGGCAAAGTGGAAGACAGGACAGAAAAGGACAAGGACCGGACACAGGAGGACACAGATATCCGAAAGACAGATGTGAGCTACAGTGAAATGGTGGCCACTGAGATATGA
- the lzts1 gene encoding leucine zipper putative tumor suppressor 1 isoform X1 yields the protein MYCTRVQGIMGSVSSLIPGTKNCRGSDQKMKKGFQGKRGGLLKHGFSHEHNGKNNNSKLGHASAGTGDADDFFYIKVTNKPRGEESLDDAGSRRTPTELSVCARLEQTAEGSFLPQFPRSSSSSVETHNSLSTILGTNLSHIDHPKPQTPEPKHDMSSGSPCDSGISGSSWTNDGANSRTKWTGGVNGDGRTPNSSTRSTSVLSDCTSGPVSLKTDATAKTVELSTTSPSSERNFPSSLESEVCEERQIYSSEVSQHALQAQQLLQLQVLQLQQDKDQLQEEVDQLIRDRDAAESQFIYKHQHSPITATLEETQWEVCQKVGEISLLKQQLKDSQAEVTSKLGEIVSLRAALRESRSKMEELEEKQRECEETLRLRTTEMEVCENELQRKKNEAELLREKAGKLETDGKTLKQDLLLAREEHLELLSLKVQLQEQQHLLQIFQSKMAAQESSEDVDVLQKEVESLREQLEDEKRKKEKILSSFQREKQTWNKEKDKVIRYQKQLQFNYVQMHRKNQELEKRLKERNGKVEDRTEKDKDRTQEDTDIRKTDVSYSEMVATEI from the exons ATGTATTGCACGCGTGTGCAGGGCATCATGGGTAGCGTCAGCAGTCTAATACCCGGCACTAAGAACTGCAGAGGTTCGGATCAGAAGATGAAAAAAGGGTTTCAGGGTAAAAGAGGCGGATTGCTGAAGCACGGTTTCTCTCACGAACACAACGGCAAAAACAACAACTCCAAACTCGGCCACGCCTCCGCGGGAACCGGCGATGCTGACGACTTCTTCTACATCAAAGTGACCAACAAACCCAGAGGAGAAGAATCGCTGGACGACGCTGGCTCGAGGAGAACACCCACGGAACTGAGCGTGTGCGCTAGGTTAGAGCAG ACTGCAGAAGGCTCCTTCCTGCCCCAGTTCCCCCGCAGCAGCAGCTCTTCTGTAGAAACCCACAACAGTTTGAGCACAATTCTAGGAACCAACCTCAGCCATATCGACCATCCCAAACCCCAGACACCGGAACCGAAACATGACATGAGCTCAGGATCTCCATGTGATTCTGGGATCTCCGGCTCCAGCTGGACCAACGACGGCGCTAACAGCAGGACAAAATGGACCGGTGGGGTTAACGGAGACGGCAGGACACCCAACTCCAGCACAAGATCCACGAGCGTGTTGAGTGACTGCACGTCCGGCCCAGTGAGCCTAAAGACCGACGCCACGGCTAAAACTGTGGAATTGAGCACCACCAGCCCTTCCTCAGAGAGGAATTTTCCAAGTTCACTGGAGTctgaagtgtgtgaggagagacaGATCTACAGCTCTGAG GTATCCCAGCATGCTTTGCAGGCTCAGCAGCTCCTCCAGCTGCAGGTTCTTCAGCTCCAGCAGGATAAAGATCAGCTTCAGGAGGAAGTGGATCAGCTGATCAGGGACCGAGATGCAGCCGAGAGTCAGTTCAtctacaaacaccaacacagccCTATAACAGCCACACTGGAAGAGACACAGTGGGAG GTGTGTCAGAAGGTGGGTGAGATCTCTCTGCTGAAGCAGCAGCTGAAGGACTCGCAGGCTGAAGTGACCAGTAAGCTGGGCGAGATTGTGTCTCTGAGAGCCGCACTGAGAGAAAGCAGGAGTAAAATGGAGGAACTGgaggagaaacagagggagtgtgaggagacACTGCGCTTACGGACCACCGAGATGGAG GTCTGTGAAAACGAGTTGCAGAGGAAGAAGAACGAGGCCGAGCTGCTCCGAGAGAAAGCAGGAAAGCTGGAGACGGACGGCAAAACCCTGAAACAAGATCTCCTGCTGGCCAGAGAGGAACATTTAGAGCTCCTGAGCCTGAAGGTCCAGCTGCAGGAGCAACAACATCTACTGCAGATCTTCCAATCCAAGATGGCTGCCCAGGAATCTTCAGAAGACGTCGACGTCCTTCAGAAGGAGGTGGAGAGTCTGCGTGAGCAGCTGGAGGACGAGAAACGGAAGAAGGAGAAGATCCTGAGCAGCTTCCAGCGTGAGAAGCAGACGTGGAACAAAGAGAAGGACAAAGTGATCCGTTACCAGAAGCAGCTGCAGTTTAACTACGTCCAGATGCACAGAAAGAACCAGGAGCTGGAGAAAAGACTGAAGGAACGAAACGGCAAAGTGGAAGACAGGACAGAAAAGGACAAGGACCGGACACAGGAGGACACAGATATCCGAAAGACAGATGTGAGCTACAGTGAAATGGTGGCCACTGAGATATGA